A stretch of the Archangium violaceum genome encodes the following:
- a CDS encoding ATP-binding protein, whose translation MPSSSSPRAPLARSTLVHMGVRIAVIIALSTLYSYLHMYSTLRTEALAQLKQHVAERGQREQAIFVLAEDNHALLKKSLEGRLQALPNEEVSARFDRLFVHQPDGTIRTRAEGFDGTQAPCVFVPRGLNVDTDMRRRILASYDVVSWYGPAFYVRFTNTAVTLPEGGLVLYWPENSTWCMEAEPDFRITDFTHFTISLPQNDPERKTIWSGVYQDPVSNEPMASIATPLDQEGRHIATLSHDVLLKELMSRTINDHLPGAYNLLLREDGQLIARPELPDTEAQRAHLRDLVERVKNSPPGETVLELPEHDEYLVVARLQGPGWNFVTVLPEATMSQPAFRAARTVLLLGLLSLILELLILYWVLQKQIARPLLSFTQATDRVASGDFHVELDTSRRDELGQLACAIRLMADKVQRREEDLRHVNESLEQRVEERTRELKEVHLQLVQTARRAGMAEIATNVLHNVGNVLNSVYTSAQLARERMTDMRLEHVGRVADMLQEHQSDIGTFLTQDARGRNVMPFMSRLGQNLIDERKEIVLLLEDVGRYTEHVGDIVKVQQNYARTPRLHEPVQLAELVEDAIRINSAGLTRHQVKIVRQLATLPPVLTDKHKTLMILVNLVSNAKYAMDGVLPAERLLSVKMELSGTERVRIQVHDNGMGIAPEMLTRIFQYGFTTREEGHGFGLHSSALAAQELGGELTVHSKGAGHGATFTLDLPYVPAGEKTT comes from the coding sequence ATGCCCTCATCGTCCAGCCCTCGTGCTCCCCTGGCCCGCTCGACGCTCGTCCACATGGGCGTGCGCATCGCGGTCATCATCGCCCTGTCGACCCTCTACAGCTACCTGCACATGTACAGCACGCTGCGCACCGAGGCGCTCGCGCAGCTGAAGCAGCATGTCGCGGAGCGGGGGCAGCGGGAGCAGGCCATCTTCGTCCTGGCGGAGGACAACCACGCCCTCCTCAAGAAGAGCCTGGAGGGGAGGCTCCAGGCCCTCCCGAACGAGGAGGTGAGCGCCCGTTTCGATCGCCTCTTCGTCCATCAGCCCGATGGCACCATCCGCACCCGTGCCGAGGGCTTCGATGGCACGCAGGCGCCGTGTGTCTTCGTCCCCCGGGGCTTGAACGTCGACACGGACATGCGCCGGAGGATTCTCGCCTCGTACGACGTGGTCTCCTGGTACGGACCCGCCTTCTATGTCCGTTTCACGAACACCGCCGTCACGCTGCCCGAAGGGGGGCTCGTCCTCTACTGGCCCGAGAACTCAACCTGGTGCATGGAGGCTGAGCCGGACTTCCGGATCACCGACTTCACGCACTTCACCATCAGCCTCCCCCAGAACGATCCCGAGCGGAAGACGATCTGGTCCGGCGTCTACCAGGATCCGGTCAGCAACGAGCCGATGGCCTCGATCGCCACGCCGTTGGACCAGGAGGGCCGCCACATCGCGACCCTCAGCCACGACGTGCTCCTCAAGGAGTTGATGAGCCGCACCATCAACGATCACCTACCCGGCGCGTACAACCTGCTCCTCCGCGAGGATGGACAGCTCATCGCCCGTCCCGAGCTGCCAGACACCGAGGCGCAGCGGGCCCACCTGCGGGACCTCGTCGAGCGGGTGAAGAACAGCCCGCCTGGCGAAACCGTGCTGGAGCTCCCCGAGCACGACGAGTACCTCGTCGTGGCCCGGCTGCAGGGGCCCGGCTGGAACTTCGTCACCGTGCTCCCTGAAGCCACGATGAGCCAGCCCGCCTTCCGGGCCGCCCGCACCGTCCTGCTCCTCGGCCTGCTCTCCCTCATCCTCGAGCTGCTCATCCTGTACTGGGTGCTCCAGAAGCAGATCGCCCGTCCGCTGCTCTCCTTCACCCAGGCCACCGACCGGGTGGCCTCCGGTGACTTCCATGTCGAGCTGGACACTTCACGGCGCGACGAGCTGGGACAGCTGGCGTGCGCCATCCGTCTCATGGCCGACAAGGTCCAGCGGCGCGAGGAGGACCTGCGTCACGTCAACGAGAGCCTCGAGCAGCGCGTCGAGGAGCGCACCCGCGAGCTGAAGGAGGTCCACCTGCAGCTGGTGCAGACCGCCCGCCGTGCCGGCATGGCGGAGATCGCCACCAACGTGCTGCACAACGTGGGCAACGTCCTCAACAGCGTCTACACCTCCGCCCAGCTCGCCCGGGAGCGCATGACCGACATGCGACTGGAGCACGTGGGTCGTGTCGCGGACATGCTCCAGGAGCACCAGTCCGATATCGGTACCTTCCTCACCCAGGACGCGCGTGGACGCAACGTGATGCCCTTCATGAGCAGGCTGGGGCAGAACCTGATCGACGAGCGCAAGGAGATCGTCTTGCTGCTCGAGGACGTCGGGCGCTACACGGAGCACGTGGGCGACATCGTCAAGGTGCAGCAGAACTACGCCCGCACGCCCCGCCTGCATGAGCCCGTGCAACTGGCGGAGCTGGTGGAGGATGCCATCCGCATCAACTCGGCCGGACTCACCCGTCACCAGGTGAAGATCGTGCGACAGCTGGCCACGCTGCCTCCGGTCCTCACCGACAAGCACAAGACGTTGATGATCCTCGTCAACCTGGTCAGCAACGCCAAATACGCCATGGATGGGGTGCTGCCGGCCGAGAGGCTCCTGTCCGTGAAGATGGAGCTCTCCGGCACCGAGCGCGTCCGCATCCAGGTGCACGACAATGGCATGGGCATCGCGCCGGAGATGCTCACCCGTATCTTCCAGTACGGCTTCACCACCCGCGAGGAGGGGCATGGCTTCGGTCTGCACTCCAGCGCCCTGGCGGCCCAGGAGCTGGGCGGAGAGCTGACCGTCCACAGCAAGGGAGCCGGGCACGGAGCCACCTTCACGTTGGATCTCCCCTATGTCCCGGCCGGGGAGAAGACCACGTGA
- a CDS encoding class I SAM-dependent methyltransferase → MEERESLDERMEAEVEGAPATLVSEPEPERNRLSRSAARPGLEEELFSTELPPEALARWASESDFFDQMVEKQTARPLDALTLERYRATRRPWFNKEFRFRLMGDLRGKRVLDVGCGDGSNAMLMARFGARVTGIDISSRSIELCKRRAELDGVGDSTQFICSPLETADLLEGSYDIIWGDGVLHHLIPELDGVLRKLVGCAKPGALFVFSEPVCLSPVMRKLRKRIPIHTDATPNERPLERAELALIQRYLPRLEMRWFGFLSRMDRFFLRDNNFERASRPRRLAADVLGCTDRAILSVPGLQMLGGMCVMYGRLPERG, encoded by the coding sequence ATGGAAGAGCGGGAGAGCCTGGACGAACGAATGGAGGCGGAGGTGGAGGGGGCCCCGGCGACGCTGGTTTCGGAACCAGAGCCGGAGCGGAATCGGCTCTCCCGGAGCGCGGCTCGTCCTGGATTGGAGGAAGAGCTCTTCTCCACCGAGCTGCCGCCCGAGGCGCTGGCGCGCTGGGCCTCCGAGTCGGACTTCTTCGATCAGATGGTGGAGAAGCAGACGGCGCGCCCCCTGGATGCGCTCACACTCGAACGGTACCGGGCCACGCGGCGTCCGTGGTTCAACAAGGAGTTCCGCTTCCGCCTGATGGGGGATTTGCGCGGCAAGCGCGTGCTGGACGTGGGCTGCGGCGATGGCAGCAACGCCATGCTGATGGCCCGGTTCGGCGCGCGGGTGACGGGCATCGACATCTCGTCCAGGTCCATCGAGCTGTGCAAACGCCGGGCGGAGCTCGATGGCGTGGGGGACTCCACCCAGTTCATCTGTTCGCCCCTGGAGACCGCGGATCTCCTCGAGGGCTCCTACGACATCATCTGGGGTGACGGCGTGCTGCACCACCTCATCCCGGAGCTGGATGGGGTGCTGCGCAAGCTGGTGGGCTGCGCGAAGCCCGGGGCGCTCTTCGTCTTCTCCGAGCCGGTGTGCCTCTCTCCGGTGATGCGCAAGCTGCGCAAGCGCATTCCCATCCACACCGACGCCACGCCCAACGAGCGTCCGCTGGAGCGGGCCGAGCTGGCGCTCATCCAGCGCTACCTGCCTCGGCTGGAGATGCGCTGGTTCGGCTTCCTGTCCCGGATGGATCGCTTCTTCCTGCGCGACAACAACTTCGAGCGCGCCTCGAGGCCGCGCCGGCTGGCCGCGGACGTGCTGGGGTGCACCGACAGGGCGATCCTCTCGGTGCCCGGGCTCCAGATGCTGGGCGGCATGTGCGTGATGTACGGACGGCTCCCCGAGCGGGGCTGA
- a CDS encoding YceD family protein: protein MLVKIEQIRDEGLQVKEEMNLELLGAALEGSGFRATEPLAVSASLRKVSGGVLLEGRFTSRVVAECKRCLTEAKLELPVAFTLNLVPESLARGEDVLDDEELEEKDRGQGESGGSFMLDDADEEVFDGKVIDLEPIVREQVLLALPMSAVCREECRGLCPKCGQNLNEKACGCDTKFVDPRLAVLKNIKLQG from the coding sequence ATGCTCGTAAAGATTGAACAAATTCGCGACGAAGGGCTCCAGGTCAAGGAGGAGATGAACCTGGAGCTGCTCGGAGCCGCGCTCGAGGGTTCCGGCTTCCGGGCCACCGAGCCCCTGGCCGTCTCGGCGAGCCTGCGCAAGGTGAGCGGCGGCGTGCTGCTCGAGGGCAGGTTCACCTCGCGCGTGGTGGCGGAGTGCAAGCGCTGCCTCACCGAGGCGAAGCTGGAGCTGCCCGTGGCCTTCACCCTCAACCTGGTCCCCGAGTCGCTCGCCCGCGGCGAGGACGTCCTGGACGACGAGGAGCTGGAGGAGAAGGACCGGGGTCAGGGCGAGAGCGGCGGCTCGTTCATGCTGGATGACGCGGACGAGGAGGTGTTCGACGGCAAGGTGATCGACCTGGAGCCGATCGTCCGCGAGCAGGTGCTGCTGGCCCTGCCGATGAGCGCCGTGTGCCGCGAGGAGTGCCGGGGGCTGTGCCCGAAGTGCGGCCAGAACCTCAATGAGAAGGCGTGCGGCTGCGACACGAAGTTCGTGGACCCGCGCCTCGCGGTGCTCAAGAACATCAAGCTCCAGGGCTGA